From one Bacteroides fragilis NCTC 9343 genomic stretch:
- the rsmG gene encoding 16S rRNA (guanine(527)-N(7))-methyltransferase RsmG encodes MKLLLKYFPDLTEEQRKQFAALYELYIDWNSKINVISRKDIENLYEHHVLHSLGIARIIRFRAGSSVMDLGTGGGFPGIPLAILFPDTKFHLVDSIGKKVRVATEVANAIGLKNVTFRHARAEEEKQTFDFVVSRAVMPLADLIKIIRKNISPKQQNALPNGLICLKGGELEHEAMPFKHKTSMHNLNEDFDEEFFQTKKVVYVTI; translated from the coding sequence GTGAAGCTTCTTCTTAAATACTTTCCCGACTTGACGGAAGAGCAACGCAAACAATTCGCTGCGCTTTACGAACTTTACATTGACTGGAATTCTAAAATCAACGTAATCTCACGCAAGGATATCGAGAATCTGTACGAACACCATGTGCTTCATTCGCTGGGTATCGCCCGCATCATCCGTTTCCGGGCCGGCAGCAGTGTCATGGACCTCGGCACCGGAGGGGGATTCCCCGGAATACCGTTGGCCATTCTTTTTCCGGACACGAAATTCCATCTGGTGGACAGCATCGGCAAGAAAGTACGTGTGGCAACCGAGGTAGCCAATGCCATCGGACTTAAAAATGTCACTTTCCGCCATGCACGGGCCGAAGAAGAGAAACAAACATTCGACTTCGTTGTCAGCCGTGCCGTGATGCCCCTGGCCGACCTGATAAAGATTATCCGGAAAAACATCTCGCCCAAACAGCAAAATGCTCTCCCCAACGGACTTATCTGCCTGAAAGGAGGCGAACTGGAACACGAGGCGATGCCGTTTAAGCATAAGACAAGTATGCATAACCTGAATGAAGATTTCGATGAGGAGTTCTTTCAAACCAAGAAAGTGGTATATGTAACGATTTAA
- a CDS encoding TonB-dependent receptor produces the protein MKYMLLTGLLLGSLTVQAQVSGTVKDQTGEPIIGANVFWKNIPGGVATREDGTFSISKPDKSNHLIVSFIGYENDTIQVNDKKAILDVVLREGMELSEVQIVSRKLSTLKLRSSVMNEEIITSDELCRAACCNLGESFVTNPSVDVSYSDAATGAKQIKLLGLSGTYVQMLTENIPNYRGAASPYGLGYVPGPWMHSIQVSKGISSVKNGYEALTGQINVEFKKPQLPEADWVSANLFASTTNRYEANADATVKLSKRWSTSLLAHYENETKAHDGNDDGFADIPRIEQYNFWNRWAYMGDHYVFQAGIKALDESRKGGQVSHSGVPAADRYEIDIDTRRYEAFTKNAYIFNKEKNTNLALILSGTLHNQDALYGRKIYNVDQSNAYASLMFETEFTKEHNLSAGFSYNYDGYDQHYRLTNNAETPLTKVFARESVGGAYAQYTFNLDNKFVLMAGLRGDHSSEYGFFVTPRAHIKYNPNDFVHFRLSAGKGYRTNHVLAENNYLMASSRKVSIADHLDQEEAWNYGASISGYIPLFGKTLNLNLEYYYTDFLKQVVVDMDTNPHEVAFYNLDGRSYSQVFQVEATYPFFQGFSLTAAYRWTDAKTTYNHQLMEKPLTGKYKGLVTASYQTPLGLWQFDATWQMNGGGRMPNPYTLADGTSSWDARYKGFSQLSAQVTRYFRRWSIYIGGENLTNFKQKNPIIDAADPWGDRFDSTMIWGPVHGAKGYIGVRFNLARD, from the coding sequence ATGAAATACATGTTATTGACCGGACTGCTTCTCGGCAGTCTGACCGTACAGGCGCAAGTGAGCGGTACGGTGAAAGATCAGACAGGCGAACCGATTATAGGTGCCAACGTTTTCTGGAAAAACATTCCCGGTGGGGTAGCCACTCGTGAGGACGGTACTTTTTCCATATCTAAACCCGACAAGTCCAATCATCTGATTGTAAGTTTTATAGGTTACGAAAACGACACCATACAAGTGAACGATAAGAAAGCCATTCTGGACGTGGTGCTGCGCGAAGGAATGGAACTGAGTGAAGTGCAGATTGTCAGCCGTAAGTTGAGTACGCTGAAGTTGCGCAGCAGTGTGATGAACGAAGAGATCATTACCAGCGACGAGCTCTGCCGTGCGGCATGTTGCAATCTCGGTGAAAGTTTTGTTACCAATCCGTCGGTAGACGTCAGCTATTCGGATGCTGCAACGGGAGCGAAACAGATCAAGTTGCTCGGGCTTTCCGGAACCTATGTGCAGATGCTGACCGAGAATATCCCGAACTATCGTGGTGCTGCTTCTCCTTATGGGTTGGGTTATGTGCCCGGTCCCTGGATGCATAGCATACAGGTTTCAAAGGGAATCTCGTCAGTAAAAAACGGTTACGAGGCCCTTACGGGGCAGATCAATGTTGAGTTTAAGAAGCCACAGTTGCCTGAGGCCGATTGGGTTTCGGCCAACCTTTTTGCCAGTACTACCAATCGTTATGAAGCGAATGCAGACGCCACCGTGAAACTGTCCAAGCGGTGGAGTACTTCATTGCTGGCGCATTACGAGAATGAAACAAAGGCACACGACGGCAATGATGACGGCTTTGCCGATATTCCCCGGATAGAGCAGTATAACTTCTGGAATCGCTGGGCATATATGGGGGATCATTATGTGTTTCAGGCAGGCATCAAGGCATTGGACGAAAGCAGAAAAGGCGGTCAGGTGAGTCATAGCGGCGTGCCGGCAGCCGATCGGTATGAAATAGACATCGACACCCGGCGCTACGAGGCCTTTACCAAGAATGCCTATATATTTAATAAGGAGAAGAATACCAATCTTGCACTGATTCTGTCCGGTACGTTGCACAATCAAGATGCACTTTATGGACGGAAGATCTATAACGTCGACCAATCCAACGCCTATGCTTCACTTATGTTCGAAACCGAATTTACGAAAGAGCACAATCTATCTGCAGGCTTCAGCTATAATTATGACGGATACGACCAGCATTACCGACTGACCAATAACGCTGAAACACCGTTGACGAAAGTTTTTGCACGTGAATCGGTGGGCGGGGCCTACGCACAGTATACCTTCAACCTGGATAATAAGTTCGTGTTGATGGCCGGACTTCGTGGCGACCATAGCAGTGAGTACGGATTCTTTGTGACTCCGCGTGCGCACATTAAGTACAACCCCAATGACTTTGTTCATTTCCGTCTTTCCGCCGGAAAGGGATATCGCACCAACCATGTGCTTGCCGAGAATAATTATCTGATGGCAAGCAGCCGCAAGGTGAGCATCGCCGATCATCTCGATCAGGAAGAGGCTTGGAATTATGGAGCAAGCATATCGGGATATATCCCGCTTTTCGGGAAGACGCTGAACCTGAACCTGGAATACTATTACACTGACTTCCTGAAACAGGTCGTTGTCGATATGGATACGAATCCGCACGAGGTGGCCTTTTACAATCTCGACGGACGCTCGTACTCACAGGTATTTCAGGTGGAGGCCACTTATCCCTTCTTTCAGGGATTCTCGCTGACTGCCGCATATCGCTGGACAGACGCCAAGACTACCTATAATCATCAATTGATGGAGAAGCCCCTGACGGGAAAATATAAAGGCCTCGTCACTGCCTCTTATCAGACTCCGCTGGGTTTGTGGCAGTTTGATGCCACATGGCAGATGAACGGGGGAGGACGTATGCCCAATCCGTACACACTTGCCGACGGAACCTCTTCGTGGGATGCACGCTACAAAGGCTTCAGCCAACTCAGCGCCCAAGTGACACGCTACTTCCGCCGCTGGTCGATATACATCGGGGGCGAAAACCTGACTAATTTTAAACAGAAGAATCCGATTATCGACGCTGCCGATCCTTGGGGCGACCGTTTTGACTCGACCATGATATGGGGGCCGGTTCATGGAGCGAAAGGATATATCGGAGTCAGGTTCAATCTGGCGAGAGATTAA
- a CDS encoding alpha/beta hydrolase — protein sequence MKTLITSILLFMATGLSAQKPVELPLWPNGAPNDNGLKGEEVMSAPYRLTNVTQPTITVYRPATPNGMTIIMCPGGAYALLAMDHEGHDMAPWFNSLGITYVVLKYRMPNGHCEVPLSDAEQAIRIVRKHAKDWNIRTDRVGIMGASAGGHLASTLATHYSSEDTRPDFQILLYPVITMESGDTHGGSRHNLLGPDATPELTRKFSNEQQVTDHTPQAFITLSSDDEGVPPANGVNYYLALQKHKVPATLHIYPTGGHGWGFYDSFTYKRQWTEELEKWLRDGVRFQ from the coding sequence ATGAAAACATTAATCACATCCATTCTTCTGTTCATGGCTACCGGCTTGTCAGCACAAAAGCCCGTTGAGCTGCCTTTATGGCCCAACGGCGCTCCCAATGATAACGGGCTGAAAGGCGAAGAAGTGATGTCGGCTCCATACCGGCTCACTAACGTCACACAGCCCACCATCACCGTCTATCGTCCGGCGACACCTAACGGCATGACCATCATCATGTGTCCCGGCGGTGCTTACGCTCTCTTGGCCATGGATCATGAAGGACACGACATGGCACCATGGTTCAATTCATTGGGCATCACCTATGTGGTACTAAAATACCGGATGCCTAACGGACACTGCGAGGTGCCTTTGTCGGATGCTGAACAAGCGATACGAATAGTGCGGAAACATGCCAAAGACTGGAATATTCGTACAGACCGGGTGGGCATTATGGGAGCTTCGGCCGGCGGTCATCTCGCCTCTACCCTTGCTACGCATTACAGCAGTGAGGACACACGACCCGACTTTCAGATATTACTCTATCCGGTAATCACGATGGAATCCGGCGACACCCACGGAGGATCACGCCACAATCTGCTCGGGCCGGACGCAACGCCGGAATTAACCAGAAAGTTCTCCAACGAACAGCAAGTGACGGATCACACTCCGCAGGCTTTCATCACCCTCTCTTCGGACGACGAAGGAGTGCCTCCCGCCAATGGCGTGAATTACTATCTGGCGTTGCAAAAGCATAAGGTGCCTGCCACCCTCCACATTTATCCCACGGGCGGACACGGATGGGGGTTCTATGACAGTTTTACCTATAAACGCCAATGGACGGAAGAATTAGAGAAATGGTTGCGGGACGGAGTCAGGTTCCAATAG
- a CDS encoding RsiV family protein, translating into MKKQYVSLLAIILATSGFLFSCGDKMNKNTGALEFDSIQVNETAHLFGDTAKPACNLTINFAYPVKSTDNKLKDSLNSYFIAACFGEGYIGEKPAQVVKEYTEHYVKEYRTDLEPMYAEDEKNKESEGSIGAWYSYYKGIESHVQLYYKNLLVYRINYNEYTGGAHGIYMTTFLNMDLINLRPLKLDDIFTGDYKEALTDLLWNQLMADKKVTTHEALEDMGYGSTGDIAPTENFYLDKDGITFYYNVYDITPYAMGPVEIKIPYEMMEHMLGSNPIIGEMKSK; encoded by the coding sequence ATGAAAAAACAATATGTCAGCCTGCTTGCGATAATACTTGCTACAAGTGGCTTTTTATTTTCTTGCGGTGACAAGATGAACAAGAATACCGGTGCACTGGAATTCGACAGTATACAGGTAAACGAAACAGCACATCTCTTCGGAGATACCGCAAAACCGGCATGTAATCTGACCATCAATTTCGCCTATCCGGTGAAGTCGACGGACAATAAACTGAAAGACAGCCTGAACAGCTACTTTATAGCCGCCTGCTTCGGTGAAGGATATATCGGAGAGAAACCGGCGCAGGTGGTCAAGGAGTACACCGAACATTACGTAAAAGAATATCGCACAGACCTCGAACCGATGTATGCCGAAGACGAAAAGAACAAAGAGAGTGAAGGCTCCATCGGTGCATGGTACTCATACTATAAAGGGATAGAAAGCCACGTGCAACTTTATTATAAGAATCTGTTGGTCTATCGCATTAACTACAATGAATATACCGGAGGCGCACACGGCATTTACATGACAACTTTCCTGAATATGGACCTGATAAACCTGCGTCCGCTGAAGCTGGATGATATTTTCACTGGTGATTATAAGGAAGCACTGACCGACTTGCTGTGGAATCAGTTGATGGCGGACAAGAAAGTGACAACGCACGAAGCACTCGAGGATATGGGTTACGGCTCTACCGGAGATATTGCCCCGACGGAAAACTTCTATCTGGACAAAGACGGCATCACCTTTTATTATAATGTATATGATATCACCCCGTATGCCATGGGACCGGTAGAAATTAAGATTCCATACGAAATGATGGAACACATGCTGGGCAGCAACCCGATCATCGGAGAGATGAAATCAAAATAA
- a CDS encoding MBL fold metallo-hydrolase codes for MKIKRFEFNMFPVNCYVLWDETNEAVVIDPGCFYDEEKQALKNFIVTNNLNIKHLLNTHLHLDHIFGNPFMLREFGLSAEANQADEYWIDEAPKQSRMFGFQLNEAPVPLGKYLHDGDIITFGNTTLEAIHVPGHSPGSLVYYCRADNCMFSGDVLFQGSIGRADLAGGNFDELKEHICSRLFVLPNETIVYPGHGAPTTIGIEKAENPFFR; via the coding sequence ATGAAAATTAAGAGATTTGAGTTCAATATGTTTCCCGTAAACTGCTACGTTTTATGGGACGAAACGAACGAGGCAGTCGTGATAGATCCGGGCTGCTTTTATGACGAAGAGAAACAAGCTTTAAAGAACTTCATCGTCACCAACAATCTGAACATAAAACATCTGCTGAACACTCACCTGCATCTGGATCACATTTTCGGAAATCCATTCATGCTTCGCGAGTTCGGGCTGTCTGCCGAAGCCAATCAGGCCGACGAGTACTGGATAGACGAAGCCCCCAAACAGAGTCGCATGTTCGGTTTCCAACTGAATGAAGCACCCGTCCCACTGGGAAAATATCTCCATGACGGAGACATCATCACCTTCGGAAACACAACACTGGAAGCAATCCATGTACCGGGACACTCTCCCGGAAGCCTTGTCTATTACTGCCGGGCTGACAACTGTATGTTTTCGGGCGATGTGCTGTTTCAGGGAAGCATCGGACGGGCCGACCTGGCCGGAGGCAACTTTGATGAACTGAAAGAGCATATCTGCAGCCGCCTGTTCGTCCTCCCCAACGAAACAATCGTATATCCGGGGCACGGAGCACCGACTACCATCGGAATAGAGAAGGCGGAAAATCCGTTCTTCAGGTAA
- the lipB gene encoding lipoyl(octanoyl) transferase LipB, with amino-acid sequence MKTITTDWELIPYSEAWSRQTEWFDALVHAKQNGESYENRIIFCEHPHVYTLGRSGKENNMLLGEEQLKTIGATLYHIDRGGDITYHGPGQLVCYPILNLEEFGLGLKEYVHLLEEAVIRVCASYGVVAGRLEKATGVWLEGDTSRARKICAIGVRSSHYVTMHGLALNVNTDLRYFSYIHPCGFIDKGVTSLQQELGHSIDMAEVKERLGRELLAALLSK; translated from the coding sequence ATGAAAACAATTACAACCGATTGGGAACTTATTCCATATTCTGAGGCATGGAGCCGCCAGACGGAATGGTTCGATGCCCTTGTCCATGCGAAGCAGAACGGGGAGAGTTACGAGAACCGTATAATTTTTTGTGAACATCCGCACGTTTACACGCTGGGGCGTAGCGGGAAAGAAAATAATATGTTGCTGGGAGAGGAGCAACTGAAGACTATCGGTGCCACTCTCTATCATATCGATCGTGGGGGAGACATCACTTATCACGGTCCCGGGCAGTTGGTGTGCTATCCGATTCTCAATCTTGAAGAGTTCGGATTGGGATTGAAGGAGTATGTGCATTTATTGGAAGAAGCCGTCATCCGTGTCTGTGCGTCTTACGGTGTTGTGGCGGGGCGGTTGGAGAAGGCGACCGGTGTCTGGCTGGAGGGAGATACGTCCCGTGCCCGCAAGATATGTGCGATAGGGGTCAGGAGCAGCCATTATGTGACAATGCACGGATTGGCATTGAATGTCAATACCGATTTACGTTATTTCAGCTACATCCATCCTTGTGGTTTCATTGATAAGGGTGTGACCTCGCTTCAGCAAGAACTTGGCCATAGCATCGATATGGCGGAGGTGAAAGAACGGTTGGGCCGGGAGTTGCTTGCTGCCCTTTTGTCAAAATGA
- a CDS encoding N-acetylmuramoyl-L-alanine amidase-like domain-containing protein, translating to MKTIRTLLLCTSLLAGTVAAQESSLVLSNGLGFVDTPYKAGTLEVDDTEDLIINCDEVDCTTFVEYALAMALCPQQGDEMQEGDFARNLQRIRYRDGKIDGYTSRLHYISDWINNAVRQGLLEDVTAAYSPFKQKLSLSYMSTHPELYKSLKNSPENVAQMAKYEKALSGKEVHYLPKDKLEPDGLPWIKNGDIIALTTNTPGLDVSHMGIAIYIKGQLHLLHASSKEGKVVVGKTALSQMLKDRKSLTGIRVLRMKK from the coding sequence ATGAAAACAATTCGCACACTTTTATTATGTACCAGCCTATTGGCCGGAACAGTTGCAGCACAGGAGAGCAGCCTGGTGCTGAGTAACGGACTCGGGTTTGTCGACACCCCCTATAAGGCAGGCACCCTGGAAGTAGATGACACAGAAGACCTTATTATCAATTGTGACGAAGTGGATTGTACCACTTTCGTTGAATATGCACTGGCAATGGCCCTCTGCCCGCAGCAAGGAGACGAAATGCAGGAAGGCGATTTCGCCCGCAATTTGCAACGCATCCGCTATCGTGACGGAAAAATAGACGGATACACCTCCCGCCTGCACTATATATCCGACTGGATCAACAATGCGGTCCGCCAAGGCCTGCTCGAAGATGTAACGGCTGCCTACAGCCCCTTCAAACAAAAACTGTCGCTCTCGTACATGAGTACGCATCCGGAACTCTACAAATCGTTGAAAAATTCTCCGGAGAACGTAGCCCAAATGGCAAAGTATGAAAAAGCCTTGAGCGGCAAAGAGGTACACTATCTGCCCAAAGACAAACTGGAACCGGACGGACTGCCTTGGATCAAGAACGGAGACATCATCGCCCTGACCACCAATACTCCGGGGCTGGACGTAAGCCACATGGGCATTGCCATTTACATCAAGGGGCAGTTGCACCTGCTGCATGCTTCATCCAAAGAGGGTAAAGTAGTAGTGGGCAAAACCGCACTGAGCCAAATGTTGAAAGACAGAAAATCACTGACCGGCATCAGAGTGCTGAGAATGAAAAAATAA
- a CDS encoding heavy-metal-associated domain-containing protein, giving the protein MKTKKMIATLVVALLSVTAVMAKDFRTVVFKVAQMECANCERKVKNNIKFEKGLKNFTTDLKERTVTITYDAEKTNVEKLKEGFRKFKYEAVVIKEAKETDKK; this is encoded by the coding sequence ATGAAGACTAAAAAAATGATTGCTACCCTGGTGGTGGCTTTGCTCTCGGTGACGGCCGTTATGGCAAAAGACTTCCGTACTGTCGTTTTCAAAGTGGCACAGATGGAATGTGCCAACTGCGAACGAAAGGTGAAGAACAATATCAAGTTCGAGAAAGGGCTTAAAAACTTTACAACCGATCTTAAGGAACGAACTGTTACCATTACCTATGATGCCGAGAAGACAAATGTTGAAAAGCTGAAAGAAGGCTTTCGGAAATTTAAATACGAAGCTGTAGTCATAAAGGAGGCAAAGGAAACGGACAAGAAGTGA
- a CDS encoding helix-turn-helix domain-containing protein → MKFDFPQVDLPCEILAWNDVTEDILNIYKQSCRLKAGIFAICTEGKMTATINLIDYEIKPNDLITLLPGTIIQFRERTEKVRLCFAGFSSECVERINLIKSMVSSFSKITECPIVELQEDIASYLIDYFSLLARVTCDEKLSLPSEMTEVSLRSILTAVGLIYQRYSSKNHNTNRKEEICRELVGLVTEHYTEERRAQFYADKLGISLQHLSTTVKQVTGRNVLDVIAYVVIIDAKAKLKSSNMTIQEIAYSLNFPSASFFGKYFRRYVGMSPLEFRNS, encoded by the coding sequence ATGAAGTTTGACTTTCCACAAGTAGATCTTCCGTGCGAGATTTTGGCATGGAATGATGTAACCGAAGATATATTAAATATCTACAAACAATCATGCAGGCTGAAAGCCGGCATCTTTGCTATTTGTACGGAAGGCAAGATGACCGCAACCATTAATCTGATTGACTACGAGATAAAACCGAACGACTTGATCACACTGTTACCGGGTACCATTATCCAGTTCCGCGAACGCACGGAAAAAGTACGTTTATGCTTTGCGGGATTCTCATCGGAATGCGTAGAACGCATCAATCTGATAAAATCAATGGTCAGTTCCTTCTCCAAAATAACCGAATGTCCGATTGTAGAGTTGCAGGAGGATATAGCCAGCTATCTGATAGATTATTTTTCTTTGCTGGCACGCGTGACGTGTGACGAAAAATTATCTCTCCCCTCCGAAATGACAGAGGTGTCTTTAAGATCGATCCTGACTGCCGTCGGACTAATCTATCAGAGATACTCCTCGAAAAACCACAATACGAACCGTAAGGAAGAAATCTGCCGTGAACTGGTAGGACTGGTCACGGAACATTACACCGAGGAGCGTCGTGCCCAGTTCTATGCGGACAAGTTGGGAATATCGCTGCAACACCTCAGTACTACGGTCAAGCAGGTGACCGGACGTAACGTACTGGACGTCATAGCCTACGTGGTTATCATCGACGCGAAAGCCAAACTCAAATCGAGCAACATGACTATCCAGGAAATCGCTTATTCACTGAACTTCCCCAGTGCTTCGTTCTTTGGAAAATATTTCAGGAGATATGTAGGCATGAGTCCGCTGGAATTCAGAAACAGCTGA
- a CDS encoding heavy metal translocating P-type ATPase: protein MSNITKKAFPVLNMHCAGCANNVEKTVKKLAGVVDASVNFATNTLSVSYEADKLTPGEIRAAVLAAGYDLIVEEALKEERQEEAQEKHYRLLKRQVIGAWIFVVPMLLFSMVLMHVPFSNEIQLILALPVMIFFGGSFYVNAWRQARLGRSNMDTLVALSTSIAFLFSVFNTFFPEFWYSRGLEPHVYYEAAVVIIAFVLTGKLMEERAKGNTSTAIRKLMGLQPRVARVLREGIEEDILIDQLQTGDLVVVRPGEQIPVDGRLSEGESYVDESMISGEPIPVEKKVGDRVLAGTINQKGAFVIKASGVGSETVLARIIRMVQEAQGSKAPVQRIVDRVTGIFVPVVLCIAVLTFVIWLLVGGTDYFSHALLSAVSVLVIACPCALGLATPTALMVGIGKAASNHILIKDAVALEQMRKVNVVVLDKTGTLTEGHPTVSGWLWAQVQEEHFKNVLLAAELKSEHPLAGAIVSSLQEVEKIVPAQLESFESITGKGIKVVYQGDTYWVGSHKLLKDFSASLSDVLAEMMVQYESDGNSIVYFGRGTEVLAVVAIADQIKPTSAEAVKELKRQGIDICMLTGDGQRTALAVSGKLGIDRFVADALPDDKEEFVRELQMQGKTVAMVGDGINDSQALALADVSIAMGKGTDIAMDVAMVTLMTSDLLLLPRAFELSKQTVKLIHQNLFWAFIYNLIGIPIAAGILFPVNGLLLNPMLASAAMAFSSVSVVLNSLSLARK from the coding sequence ATGAGTAATATAACAAAGAAAGCGTTTCCTGTACTGAACATGCACTGTGCAGGGTGCGCTAATAATGTGGAAAAAACAGTGAAGAAACTGGCCGGTGTGGTAGACGCATCGGTCAACTTCGCCACAAACACACTGTCCGTTTCGTACGAGGCCGACAAGCTGACCCCCGGAGAGATCCGTGCGGCTGTACTTGCCGCAGGTTATGACCTGATAGTGGAAGAGGCCCTGAAAGAGGAACGTCAGGAGGAGGCACAGGAGAAACACTACCGGCTGCTGAAACGGCAGGTTATCGGTGCATGGATCTTCGTTGTTCCCATGTTGCTGTTTTCTATGGTTCTGATGCATGTACCTTTCTCTAACGAGATCCAGTTGATACTGGCCCTCCCTGTAATGATCTTTTTTGGTGGATCTTTCTACGTCAACGCCTGGCGGCAGGCACGTCTGGGGAGGAGTAACATGGATACGCTGGTGGCACTGAGTACCTCCATCGCATTCCTGTTCAGTGTCTTCAATACATTTTTCCCTGAGTTCTGGTATAGCCGCGGACTTGAGCCGCACGTCTATTACGAAGCCGCAGTAGTCATCATTGCCTTTGTACTGACCGGAAAGTTAATGGAAGAGCGTGCTAAGGGAAACACCTCTACCGCCATTCGTAAATTGATGGGACTTCAGCCCCGTGTGGCCCGGGTGCTTCGCGAAGGGATCGAAGAAGACATCCTGATAGACCAGTTGCAAACCGGCGATCTGGTGGTCGTACGTCCGGGCGAACAGATTCCCGTGGACGGACGTCTGTCTGAAGGAGAGTCTTATGTAGACGAAAGCATGATTAGCGGAGAGCCTATTCCTGTAGAGAAGAAGGTCGGTGACCGGGTACTGGCGGGAACCATCAACCAGAAGGGAGCTTTTGTAATCAAGGCGTCCGGTGTGGGAAGTGAGACGGTGCTGGCGCGCATCATCCGCATGGTTCAGGAAGCGCAGGGAAGTAAAGCTCCCGTACAGCGTATCGTAGACCGGGTGACGGGTATCTTCGTTCCGGTGGTGCTGTGCATTGCCGTGCTGACATTTGTCATCTGGCTGTTGGTGGGAGGAACCGATTATTTCTCACATGCCTTGCTTTCGGCTGTATCCGTACTGGTTATTGCCTGTCCGTGTGCTTTGGGACTTGCTACTCCTACCGCTCTGATGGTGGGCATCGGCAAAGCAGCCAGCAACCATATTCTGATAAAGGATGCTGTTGCCCTCGAGCAGATGCGTAAAGTCAATGTAGTGGTGCTCGACAAAACCGGGACATTGACCGAGGGACATCCCACTGTCTCCGGATGGCTTTGGGCCCAAGTACAGGAAGAGCATTTCAAGAATGTTCTGCTGGCAGCCGAGCTTAAATCCGAACATCCGCTTGCCGGAGCCATTGTCTCTTCTCTGCAAGAGGTGGAGAAGATAGTTCCTGCCCAGTTGGAGAGTTTTGAGAGTATCACCGGAAAAGGTATCAAGGTGGTATATCAGGGTGACACTTATTGGGTGGGCAGCCACAAATTGCTGAAAGATTTCAGTGCTTCTCTTTCTGACGTACTTGCCGAGATGATGGTGCAATACGAATCGGACGGGAACAGTATCGTTTACTTTGGCCGTGGAACAGAGGTACTTGCCGTTGTCGCCATTGCCGACCAGATAAAGCCGACTTCTGCCGAGGCGGTGAAGGAACTGAAACGTCAGGGCATCGACATTTGCATGCTGACCGGTGACGGACAACGGACGGCACTTGCCGTATCGGGCAAATTGGGCATCGACCGCTTTGTGGCAGATGCCTTGCCGGATGATAAAGAAGAGTTTGTGCGTGAGCTCCAGATGCAGGGCAAAACGGTTGCTATGGTGGGTGACGGAATCAATGACTCACAGGCGTTGGCTTTGGCTGATGTCAGCATAGCGATGGGGAAAGGCACCGATATAGCCATGGATGTGGCGATGGTTACGTTGATGACATCGGATCTGCTGTTGCTGCCCCGTGCATTCGAACTCTCCAAGCAAACAGTAAAACTGATTCACCAGAATCTGTTTTGGGCGTTTATCTATAATCTGATAGGCATTCCCATTGCAGCCGGAATCTTGTTCCCTGTCAACGGGTTGCTGCTCAATCCGATGCTTGCCAGTGCAGCGATGGCATTTTCAAGTGTAAGTGTCGTGCTGAATTCACTGAGTCTGGCCAGAAAATAA